The genomic region GTGACTTGGCTTGCAAAACAATCGTCTCCTCACTAACAAATAGAGGCATAGAACTTAAAGTGAGTACTGTATAAGATAAAAGTAACCCAATTCCAACTCCAATTAGAAGCTTATTCATTTATATCATTGCGCTCCTTTTCTAGTAAGCTAGCAATGATATTTATTTCTCCTACACCTCTACCTAAAATTTCTGCCACCTCATTTGTCGTTTTGCCATTATCTAAAAGTTCTATGACTTCACTATGTTTAGACTCTATTTTTCCTATCTTACTTCCTTTTGGAGCTTTAGAAGTCGACTTTAAAGAACGAAGATGTTGACTAAAGGCTGATTCTAAATCATCTAAGGCATCTACCTTTTTTTTATTCACTTCACTAAGCGCCTCTTCTTTTCTTTGCTCAAGCTGTAATGCTAAGCTCTCAAATACTCTTTTAAGCTCATCGACCTCTTGCTGGTTATCGTTTAGATTAAGATGAAACTCATTGTCTGTTTGCCTTTTTCTCACATAGGCGTAGAGTAAGGGTAAGATTATTAGCACAAGGGCAAAAAGCAAAATATAATGCTCTGACATAGTATGTTAACACCTTCTTTTGCTATATATTAATATCCACGTATTTCCCTTTGTTAGGGTCTATTGCAATAGAATCTTGTGATTGCTTTTTTGTCGAATCTTTACTTGTGACATTTTGATTTTTGCTGCTATTCTTTTTATCCTCTTTATCTTTGTGTTTAGCTTTAACGGATGGGCCATGCGCATTTTCATTTTTCTGAACTGTTTTTAGCTTCATGTGTGATAGTTGTGTAGTTTGCTGCTGCAATCCCAATTGATTCAACTGCTCCCCATAATTATTTATAAGCTTTCCTACTTTGCCACTTTTGGGAATTAACACCTGTAGGTCAATAGGTTTAAAACTCACAGCTTACCCTCCTATCACTATTTTATTGAGACTTCTCCGTCATAGCCTAAGTAAAACGTCGAGCTACTAGTGATGTCAGAAATATTTCTAGATTTGGATCCTATAATTATTTTCACTCCCGGGAAAACTCTCTCGTTAGCTTCTATAACTCCCTTTGATGCTTTTAGTTTAACGGTCAAATCATTATATTGATCGGTTAAGTCTTCAATTTCACGACGCAGAAAATTTAAAGTTGAATGAAACTTTTTATATAATTCTTGCTGTTCAGCACTTAATCCTCCAGGCATTTGCTGCTTCGTATTTAACAATTTTAACGCCTGCTGTGCTTTTTTAGCGCTACTTTTTTTCTCTTGTAGTGAATTTGCCACTTCTGTACATTTTTCCCGCAGCTCTGGATCAACACCGACTTCTAAGGAGGTTCTAGTCGCTAAATTAGAACCAATTACCTTTGCTGATATTTGCTTTCCAGCCCGTATTAGTCCTCCTACAATAAGGCCTTTTCCTTCTAAAACAGTAACTTTATCCTTGGCATAGATTTCGCTATGCATAATAGCATCTTTAACCACTACATTTGTAGATGACACTTTACAATTTTCGATATATCTAGTAGAAACTGTCCCTTTAGCGTCTATAATTCCTTTGTTACGCCCCTGAATACCGCCACTAACAGTTAGATTTCCGCTACAAATTATTGTTGAACTGTCAACTAATCCATTAATGGTTACATCTCCTTGGGCCCTTACTTCAAAACCGTCTCTAACACTTCCATTTACAACTACCGTTCCTATGAAATCGATATTGCCAGATGAAAAATCTACATCTCCGTCAATTTCAAGAAGCTCAAAAACATTGATACTGTCGTTAGCTAATGACAGCTTACCATCAATTTCTGAATATATTCTGGCATCTTCAGGGTTAAAATAAATATTTTTCCCGTTTGGGATTTTAGCCTCTTTTCCAGGTGTAGATGGTATTTCTTCTCCAAAAACATTGTATCCAGGTGTCCCTTTAGTCTCAGGAACAACTTCCGCTATAGGTGTATTTTTTTCAATGTTTGTAATTAAGTCTAAATTATAATAGTCAGCTGTTCCATCTTCTAACATCACAGGAGTTTTATCTTTTTTTTCTTCAGTTAGAAACTTTAAGTATCCGTCTTCTCCGTTTTGCGGTGCTTTTCCTTCTGCTATTAAAATTTTTTCTAAACCTGTTGCTGTTAAAACTTTTTCCTTTGTTTTAACCTCATCAAAGTTATAGGTGATATTTTGAGACTTAACCTCATTCACTATTTCATCTAAATC from Proteinivorax hydrogeniformans harbors:
- a CDS encoding FapA family protein; translated protein: MDENQKFKVTVSSDLLEAYIELNKPGIDMSKEDLDEIVNEVKSQNITYNFDEVKTKEKVLTATGLEKILIAEGKAPQNGEDGYLKFLTEEKKDKTPVMLEDGTADYYNLDLITNIEKNTPIAEVVPETKGTPGYNVFGEEIPSTPGKEAKIPNGKNIYFNPEDARIYSEIDGKLSLANDSINVFELLEIDGDVDFSSGNIDFIGTVVVNGSVRDGFEVRAQGDVTINGLVDSSTIICSGNLTVSGGIQGRNKGIIDAKGTVSTRYIENCKVSSTNVVVKDAIMHSEIYAKDKVTVLEGKGLIVGGLIRAGKQISAKVIGSNLATRTSLEVGVDPELREKCTEVANSLQEKKSSAKKAQQALKLLNTKQQMPGGLSAEQQELYKKFHSTLNFLRREIEDLTDQYNDLTVKLKASKGVIEANERVFPGVKIIIGSKSRNISDITSSSTFYLGYDGEVSIK